From the Teredinibacter turnerae T7901 genome, one window contains:
- a CDS encoding XRE family transcriptional regulator: MEPTVASVTRVPLETSAPKGAQIDRMSEIHRFSRTELDHQKILYQGTPHDKMLKVFRDLRTRVYAKAEGKNFLCMVTSVTAEGGSSHVAKNLAAAIALDKTRTSLIVDANFYAPSLDKLAVTGTDSGLTDYLDNGELGLENIIYATGIPRVRVVPVGGNTEGATERLSSGRMHEFADELKARYDDRYIIMDTPPAQEYGAETRMLASLCDFVILVVPYGMASMDEVNACIDTIGDKRIAAVVFNYSQQPA; the protein is encoded by the coding sequence TTGGAACCTACAGTCGCCAGTGTCACACGAGTACCACTGGAAACCAGTGCACCCAAGGGCGCACAGATCGATAGAATGTCGGAAATCCACCGGTTCAGCAGAACCGAGCTGGATCACCAGAAGATCTTGTATCAGGGTACGCCCCACGACAAAATGCTCAAGGTGTTCCGCGACCTGCGTACCCGGGTATATGCGAAAGCCGAAGGCAAGAATTTCCTGTGCATGGTGACCTCGGTTACCGCCGAAGGTGGCAGCTCTCATGTGGCCAAAAATCTCGCTGCAGCGATTGCGCTCGATAAAACCCGCACCTCGCTTATTGTCGATGCAAACTTCTACGCGCCCTCATTAGACAAGCTGGCGGTTACCGGTACCGATTCGGGTTTAACCGACTACCTGGATAATGGCGAGCTGGGCCTCGAAAATATCATCTATGCGACCGGTATTCCGCGGGTACGTGTGGTGCCGGTTGGCGGTAACACCGAAGGAGCGACCGAGAGACTGTCATCCGGGCGTATGCATGAGTTCGCCGATGAACTGAAAGCGCGTTACGACGACCGCTACATTATTATGGATACACCACCTGCGCAGGAATACGGCGCGGAAACGCGGATGCTCGCCTCGTTATGTGATTTCGTGATTTTGGTCGTGCCTTACGGCATGGCGAGTATGGATGAAGTGAACGCGTGTATTGATACTATTGGCGATAAACGTATCGCTGCCGTGGTGTTCAACTACAGTCAGCAGCCTGCCTAA
- the trpE gene encoding anthranilate synthase component I, protein MTPELFSQLAAAGHNRIPVRREVLADTETPLSSYFKLANGPYSYLFESVQGGEKWGRYSIIGLPARERLEVRENTVQFFNESGLVESSDCDDPLEFVKNWQKSFNVAEVDGLPSFNGGLVGYFAYDCVRYVEPRLQGNAPDDEIGTPEILLMVSDEILVFDNLKGKIHLIVLADPARANALQLANDRLDALEAKLASGPGNIPAMPAMNTSKGITACEGDFESSYGCEKFQADVGRLKDYILAGDTMQIVLSQRMSYPFTAPPVNLYRALRCLNPSPYMYFMNLGDHHVVGSSPEILARLENGEMTVRPIAGTRRRGYSEAEDKALEAELVADPKEIAEHLMLIDLGRNDVGRVAEIGSVKLTEKMVVERFSHVMHITSNVTGRLKADKDAMDVLRAALPAGTLSGAPKIRAMEIIDELEPVKRGIYGGAIGYLAWNGNMDTAIAIRTAVIKDGKIFVQAGAGVVADSQPELEWKETMNKARALFSAVDWVV, encoded by the coding sequence ATGACACCCGAATTGTTTTCCCAATTGGCCGCCGCTGGCCACAATCGTATTCCTGTTCGTCGTGAAGTTCTGGCCGACACAGAAACGCCGCTATCCAGCTATTTTAAACTGGCGAATGGCCCATATTCCTATCTGTTCGAATCTGTTCAAGGCGGAGAGAAGTGGGGGCGCTACTCCATTATTGGCCTGCCAGCCCGCGAGCGCCTTGAAGTCCGTGAAAATACCGTGCAGTTTTTTAACGAGTCGGGGCTGGTGGAATCCAGCGATTGCGACGATCCATTGGAGTTCGTCAAAAACTGGCAGAAAAGTTTCAACGTAGCGGAGGTAGATGGACTGCCCAGCTTTAATGGCGGATTAGTGGGGTATTTTGCGTACGACTGTGTTCGCTACGTAGAGCCTCGCCTGCAGGGCAACGCACCCGACGACGAAATCGGCACTCCGGAAATTTTGTTAATGGTATCCGACGAAATTCTAGTGTTCGATAACCTCAAAGGCAAAATCCACTTGATTGTGCTGGCAGACCCAGCGCGGGCAAACGCCTTGCAGCTTGCGAATGATCGTCTGGATGCTCTGGAGGCGAAACTTGCCAGTGGCCCCGGTAATATTCCGGCAATGCCTGCGATGAATACGTCCAAAGGCATTACTGCGTGCGAAGGCGACTTCGAATCCAGCTACGGGTGCGAGAAATTCCAGGCTGACGTGGGCCGGCTGAAGGACTACATTCTCGCTGGCGACACCATGCAGATAGTACTTTCGCAGCGTATGTCCTACCCGTTCACGGCACCGCCGGTTAACCTCTATCGCGCCCTGCGTTGCCTGAACCCTTCGCCTTACATGTATTTCATGAATCTGGGGGATCACCATGTGGTCGGCTCCAGTCCGGAAATTCTGGCCCGCCTCGAAAACGGTGAAATGACCGTGCGGCCAATTGCCGGAACACGCCGCCGCGGCTACTCCGAAGCGGAAGACAAAGCGCTGGAAGCGGAATTAGTTGCCGACCCAAAAGAAATTGCGGAACACTTAATGCTTATAGATTTGGGTCGCAATGATGTGGGCCGTGTCGCAGAGATCGGTTCCGTCAAGCTGACGGAGAAAATGGTAGTAGAGCGGTTCTCGCATGTCATGCATATTACGTCCAATGTTACAGGCCGACTCAAGGCCGATAAGGACGCCATGGACGTGCTGCGCGCGGCTTTGCCGGCAGGTACCCTTTCTGGCGCTCCGAAAATTCGTGCAATGGAAATCATTGACGAACTGGAGCCGGTGAAGCGGGGCATCTATGGCGGCGCCATCGGCTACCTGGCGTGGAATGGTAATATGGACACAGCAATTGCAATTCGTACAGCGGTTATCAAGGACGGTAAGATTTTTGTCCAGGCGGGCGCCGGGGTTGTTGCTGACTCACAACCAGAGCTGGAGTGGAAGGAAACCATGAACAAAGCCCGCGCTCTCTTCTCAGCGGTCGATTGGGTGGTATAG